One Dehalobacter sp. genomic window carries:
- a CDS encoding rubredoxin translates to MDKYICTLCQYVYDPAAGDPDHGAPPGTAFEDLPDDWVCPVCGADRSMFEKTE, encoded by the coding sequence ATGGACAAATACATCTGCACACTCTGCCAGTATGTTTATGATCCTGCCGCGGGCGATCCAGACCACGGCGCGCCGCCGGGGACCGCTTTCGAGGACCTGCCCGACGACTGGGTCTGCCCGGTATGTGGCGCGGACCGGTCGATGTTCGAGAAGACGGAGTAA